GTGATCACCCCGGCTTCGTTCATTAACTTTGCGACCTCGGCCGACCTTCGCAGGTTTTCCGAGCGGTCGTCTGCCGTGAACCCCAAGTCGCGGTTCAGACCTTGACGCATGGTCTGGCCGTACAAGACCGTGACGGCTCGGCCCTCGTCCCACAAGCGACGTTCCAGCCCGAACGCGATGCGGCTCTTGCCGCTTCCGGTCAAACCCACGAGAAGAACCGTCACGGGCAATTGACCGTAACGTTGCTCACGCTCCACCGGATCAATCAGGCTCTCACGCGGTTTAACGCGCACTTCGGGTTCGGCTTCCCACGCATCGCCAGAAACTCGGCCGCTGCCGGTTTCGACGATCATTCCCGCCCCGACCGTGTTATTCGACAGTCGGTCGATCAGGATGAATGCACCCGTGGCTGGATTGGTCCGGTAGGGGTCACACGCGAGTGCCTGCGTCAGGCTAAACTGCACGTAACCCACTTCATTCAGACCGAGCCTTTCGATAGGCCGATGCTCCAGAGTGTTGACGTCGACGCCATAGCGGAATGCCGCGACCTCGGCCGTCACCTGTTTGGTGGTCTGCTTCAAGGTATACGGGCGACCGGGGACAAGCGGTTGCTCGGCCATCCAGACGACCATGGCCTGGATCTCACTGCTGACTTGCGGCAGGTTGCCCGGCAGCACCAGCATGTCGCCGCGACTGAGGTCGACCTCTTCGGTCAACGTCACCGTCACCGCCTGAGGCGCGAACGCTTCTTCGAGCTCGCCGTCGTAGGTCACGATCGACTTCACTTTGGTGCGTTTGCCCGAGGGAAGCAGCATGACCTCGTCGCCCTTGTGCAGGACGCCGGATGCGATCGTGCCCGCAAAGCCGCGGAAATTGAGATCGGGACGAATGACGTACTGGACCGGGAAGCGCAGGTCGGTGAGATTGCGGTCGCCAGCGATATGCACTGTCTCGAGGTAGTCCAGCAGTGGCGGCCCGGAATACCACGGCATTGAATCGCTCTTGGTTACGACATTATCACCCTTCAGCGCCGACATGGGGATGAAGGTGATGTCGTGCAGATCCAGTTTGGCGACGAAACCGGTGTAGTCATTCTTGATGCGTTCGAAGACCTCACGAGAATTATCAACAAGGTCCATCTTGTTGATGGCGACGACCACGTGCCGGATTCCCAGCAGCGACACGATGTACGAATGCCGGCGGGTCTGGGTCATGACGCCGTAGCGGGCATCGATGAGAATAATTGCCAATTGGCACGTCGAGGCGCCGGTCGCCATGTTGCGTGTGTACTGATCGTGACCGGGCGTATCCGCAATGATGAATTTGCGGCGATCGGTCGAGAAATAGCGATAGGCCACATCGATCGTGATCCCCTGCTCACGTTCGGCTTTCAGGCCGTCGGTCAACAGGGCGAGGTCGATCTCGCCAGCGCCCGTGGTTCCGACCTTCTCGCTGTCGCGTTTCACGGCGGCGAGCTGATCCTCGTAAATCGTCTTGGTGTCATGCAGCAGGCGGCCGATGAGCGTACTTTTGCCATCGTCGACGCTTCCACAGGTGAGGAAGCGCAGAAGTTCCTTATTTTGATGGCGCGCGAGGTAGGCGTGAATATCTTCCTGACTCAGATCAACAGCTTGCATTTCAGAAATACCCCTCGCGTTTCTTTTGCTCCATCGACCCCGACTCGTCATGGTCGATCACCCGCCCCTGCCGCTCGGAGTTCCGCGCCACCAGCATTTCCTCGATGATTTCCGGCAGCGTCGTCGCGTCGCTCTCGATCGCCCCGGTCAGCGGATAGCAGCCCAGCGTACGGAACCGGACTCGCTTCATCATCGGCACTTCACCGGGCCGTAGCCGCATCCGGTCATCGTCCACCATGATGAGGGCCCCGTCGCGTTCGACGACCGGGCGGACATCGGCGAAGTAGAGCGGAACGATGGGGATGTTCTCGAGATGGACGTACTGCCAGACGTCCAGTTCGGTCCAGTTGCTCAGAGGGAAGGCTCGGATGCTTTCGCCCTTGTTCACCTTGGAGTTGTACAGATTCCACAACTCGGGCCGCTGGTTCTTGGGGTCCCATTGGTGCAGCTTGTCGCGGAAGCTGTAGACACGTTCCTTGGCCCGGCTCTTCTCTTCGTCTCGCCGCGCACCACCGAAGGCCGCGTCGAACTGGTAATGGTTGAGCGCCTGCTTCAGGGCGGCCGTCTTCATGACATCGGTGTGTTTTTTCGATCCGTGGTCGAACGGATTGATATTCTGCTCGACCCCCTCCTGGTTGATCCAGACCTTCAGATCAAGGCCCTGTTCGCGACAGAACCGATCCCGGAACTCGACCATCTCGCGGAATTTCCAAGTCGTATCGACGTGCAGCAGCGGGAACGGCAATCGTCCAGGATAGAACGCCCGTTGCGCAAGACGCAGCATGACAGCCGAATCCTTGCCGATTGAATAGAGCATCACCGGTCGCTCGAACTCAGCGGCGACCTCGCGGATGATGTGAATGCTCTCTGCCTCGAGTACCTTCAAATGTGTTAAGTTGTAACTGCTGCTGGTCATCCGCCCTCCTCGTTGGTGTCTGTCTGGTTGAAGCATACAAAATTGCTTCGCCAGAGCGAAGGGCACTTCCCGGACGAGCAGCAGTCCGCTCCGCCCCGCTGCAAGTCATCTGACGAGTTCCGGGGAACGATCAAAAATGACACATCCTTCGCCGATGTGGCTGAATCAGAATTCCGGCAGCGAAAAGAGGCCCTCAAGTCGAATTCGAGAATGGGAGCGGGGCATCAGCCCGATTCGTTTTTTTCGTTTCGTCGTAGGTAAGTCACCCGCGCGGAGGGTGTCGTTTCCCTCTGAAATGAGCGTGACGTCAACGGAATCCACATTCCTGCACGGCAGAAAAAACATCGCACGGGGTGCTGCCACACGGGAGCCTGAGCACGAGGAAAACAGTGGCTCGCTGCCACGCGTCAGACGGGGATTCGGACTCTTACGTCGATGGCGAACTCTGGAGATGGCGATAAACACAGGTGTCTCCTCATCAATCATCGGGTAACAGCATATTTCGCCGGAGTCACGATCAACCTTGCTGCCTGGGGCGTTTGAGCGGCCGAATTGCCGATTTTTGAGGGATTCTGAATCGGTCCATGCTCGATAGATCAAGTGGGTGCGGAGCGTAGATTTCGGGGAAGACGATGCTCCAAGTTCAGACGCTTGAGTGATCCAACGGTTTCACGCCGGGAATCGGCGAAACATGCAGCCGGTTGAACTTGCGAGATGAATTCACATATGAAACGAGCCTGCAAACATCCTCTGTTGAGTTTGCACCGTTTCTCTCGGAAACAGTCTGACCGCATTTCGGCGTGGGTCCTGGCTCTCACACTGGGGAATAACTTACTCCGGCGTCACCTTTTGCGGTGGAGCATTGCGGCCGTCTGCGCGGCAGGGATTTCACTGTCGACGCTTTCGGCGGCGGACATTCCCGTCACGACGATCAACGATTCAGGTGCTGGATCTCTGCGCGCGGGACTGGCGGCCGCGACCTCCGGCGACACGCTCACGTTTCAAACAGGACTGGACGGTTCTACGCTGGTAAATGGGCCAACCCTATCCGTCACCACGGCGGTCACGCTGCACGACCAGACTGCGATCGCGATTACCGACAACCATGCGTACACGATTGCGGGCCCGTTGACGATCAATTGGGACGGAACTCTTGCGCTCAATGGAATCCTGTCCGACGGAACCTCGCCCGGCAGCTTGGTCAAGAACGGGACGGGGACGCTACTGCTTTCGGGCGTCAACACCTATACGGGCGGGACCACGACGAACGGCGGCTCAATCCGCGTTCTCAATAGTGCCTCGCTCGGAACAGGCACGTTAACGGCCACGGATGTGGTGGGTTCACCGACACTCCAATTGGGAAATGCCGTCACACTGACGAACAAGATCGCACTTCATACGACGCTCACGGTCGAAACGGTTTTAGGAGGGACGAGCCAACTGAGCGGTGTGATCAGCGGAACGAACGCGACCGATGGTTTGATCACGACGGGTCCGGGGACACTGACTCTGAGCGGTGTAAATACATTTGCGGGGGGTGTCCATGCCGCGAACGACAGCACGCTGCAGGTTCAGAACAATGCGTCACTCGGAACGGGAACTCTGTCGAATGCCGGTGACCTGACTCTGAATCTTGCGACCGGACTGGTGATCTCCAATCCGGTTTCCTTGGGAAACAATCTCACCGTTGGTGTCGCGTCAGGAACAGCCACGATGAGCGGACCGATGACCGAGACGGCACCGAGTCAGTTCACCAAGACCGGGGCCGGAATCTTGGTGCTGTCGGGAACAAACAACTACACCGGCGGAACGATCGTCAGCCAGGGGACACTTCAAGGGAACTCAAACAGCCTGGTCGGAAACATCACCAACAATGGTGTTTTGATCTTCAATCAAACCACCGACGCGACCTTCGCGGGGGATATCAATGGGACTGGCACGCTCACGAAGAGCGGTGCCGGAACCTTGATCCTGAGCGGGACCAGCGGCCTGACTGGAACCACGACGATTAGCCAGGGTGGCTTGCAGGTGATGGGGGCATTGACGGGGCCGATCAACCTGACAAGCGATGCGGGACGGCTCAGCGGGACGGGAACGGTCGGAAATATCACCAATGCGGGTACGGTTGCACCGGCGACGAGCAGCATTGGTACGTTGACCGTCAACGGAACGTTCACCCAGACAACGGGCACGACGGAAATCAAATTCAATTCCACGGGTAATGTCCCCAACGTCAATAACGACGTCTTGAATGTCACGGGACATGCGACGCTTGGGGGAACGCTGAAAGTCCTGGGAGTTGGCGGCGGCACGTTCTTACCAGGGACCCAATACACGGTCATCACGGCGGGAGGTGGAGTTTCGGGTCAATTCTCAGAGGCTCGAACCGATCTCCCCTTTTTCCGCGTCAACGTGATCTATGATCCGAATGATGTGGTGTTTTCTCTTCAGCCGACAACCAGTCTCGCTGTCGCCGCGACCACTCAAAATCAACTGAATGTGGGCACCGCTCTGGACAACATTGCGCAAACATCCAGTGGGGCTCTGTTCAATATGATTGGCGATTTGGGAGTGCTACCCGTTGACCAACAGCAGCAATCGCTCAATCAATTAAACGGCGAGGTCTTCGGGAACTTGCAAACGCAAGGGCTGGAGATTGGCAGTCAATTTCAGCAACGCGTCACGAATGCCCTCGTCAGTAACATCGGTTTTCTGGTCGGGGAGGGCGCCCGACCATCGACTGACACAGGCATTCGAGGCCAGTCGGTCTCTTATGGAAGACCGAGAACGTGGACCCAAGGGTTCGGATTCGGTGGAAACTATCGCAACGATGGCAACGCCGGGTCATTGCACTTTGGACAAGGCGGTGGGATCTTCGGCACAGAACTCCCCGAAGATGACGGCCTTCGCATCGGCGTTGTCGGCGGAAGTTCGTATGGTCGCTTTAGCGATAGCTTCGGTGGAGGCGGCCAGCTGAGTTCCTACCAGCTTGGAGCCTATTCGCTGATCGATGGCGATTCCACGTATGTGCTGGGTTCCGCGAACTATGGCTACAACAAATACTACACGCATCGTGACGTCGTGATCGGCAGTGACGCTCAACGGCTGACGGCCGGATTCTCGGGAAGTCAGATCGGGGCCAACATCGAAGCAGGATTGAAGCTGGCTGCGGGCTCCCTTCGCGTTCAGCCGCTTGTCGGCCTGCAATACCTCTATTTGTGCCAGCAAGGGTTTGAAGAGTCGGGCGGGCCTGCAGCGCTTGACGTCGCGCGCAGTCGCGCAAATTCCCTGCGAGCCAGCATCGGCGTGCGAGCAGCATTCGATCCGATCGAGGGCCCGGGCGAATCACTGTGGACACCCTTTACCCATGCACGACTCGTTGGCGACATGCTCGACAATGACCGCATCATCAATGCGTCATTCAGCGGTGCACCGATCGGGGGGGCGTTTACCTCGCAAGGCACGCGGATCGGGCAGGTGTATGGCATTGTGGGCGAAGGACTGGAAGTCCGCGTCAACGAGACATGGTCATACCTGGGCGCGGCCGAGATCACAGCCGGTGATCGAACTCTGATCGGAACAGGCTCGATCGGCGCCGTCGCGATCTGGTAGACGCTGGGGGCGCCCCAACTCGACGCAGGACCGCATGCGGTCCTTTCCTTGATTTGCGGCGATGGAATCCCCGCGAGTTTCCGGCATTTTGACCTAACCATCGAATGTCGATGCCGACGCATCGTGAATCGCTGTGACGTCAAAGTTTCGACCACCTGCACAATTAATTTCCACTTTCAACGACGAAATGCCGGCGTTTGCGGCCTGTTGAAATCAGGGGGCAGGCGCGTTGCTTTCGCGTTTGAACGGTGCTTTTTGAATCGGGGTCGGGCCAGTCTTCGAGATTTCAAGAGGGCGCTCGCCGGCACTCGTGGAAGCCGTTACTTCCGCGTTCGAAAGTGACTTAATCTCAAGTGGTGAACAATCTCTGCCTGTTTGGCTTATCGTTTGCTTACCTGCCGCAATTCTTAGCTCCAATTCAAGATCGCACACTTTTCTCATCTTCGCACTCACTGATTCTGAGTCGAAATCGCAGTCGCCGAAGCCTACCGAGGCCCTGTGTATAAGGAGCGAATCGGGACTGCAATGGAGACGGTCAAAGAGTGGGATGGCGAAAACGAAGGCGGGTATTCGTCACAGTTTCCTCAAATGAGACACACCAATCGTGCGAACCATTATTCCACTTGTTCTGTTCGTCGCCTTGGTCGGCTTCTTCGATCGATCCATCGCCGCAGCCTCGCCCGATGACGGGTCGGTGCTCCCATTTCCGTCAACACCTTCAGCCAGTGTCGCGAAACCTCGGCTGCAGGACTCAATTCACAAGCGCCGAACCGAGCCCATCCGTGTCGCCGCCGACGCACCGAACATCCTGATTATCCTGGTGGACGATGCAGGCTTCGGCGTGCCTGACACGTTTGGGGGATTCGCCCACACGCCGACTCTGACGCGACTTCGCAAAGAGGGCCTTTGCTACAATCGCTTTCATACCACGTCGATCTGCTCACCCACTCGCGCCGCGCTGCTGACGGGCCGCAATCATCAGCGGGTTGGGTCTGGTACGATTGCCGAACGTGCCGTGGACTGGGACGGTTACACCGGCATCATTCCTAAGTCGTCTGCGACCATCGCCGAGACGCTTCATCATTACGGCTATAAGACATCCGCATTCGGCAAATGGCATAACACTCCGGCGGATCAAACGACCTCAATGGGTCCCTTTGATTACTGGCCGACAGGTTATGGGTTCGACTACTTCTACGGTTTCCTCGCGGGTGAAACATCACAGTGGGAACCACGCCTGATAGAGAACACGACGGCGATTGAACCTCCACACAACGAGAACTACCACCTGACCGAAGACATGGTGGACAAATCCGTCACATGGCTGAAGCACCATCGCGCCTTTGCCCCCGACAAGCCGTTCTTCATGTATTGGGCACCTGGCGGCGTACATGGCCCACACCATGTTGCGAAGCAGTGGGCGGATAAGTATCAAGGGAAGTTCAACCAAGGTTGGGACAAACTGCGTGAAGAAATTTTCGCTCGTCAGAAACAACTCGGCTGGATTCCTGAGGATACCCAACTCACTCCCCGTCATAAGACCATGCCCGCCTGGGACAGCATACCAGCCTCCGAGCGATCCTTTCAGACACGCCTCATGGAAATCTATGCCGGATTCTGCGAGCACACTGATGCACAGGTCGGCCGACTTATCGATTCCCTCGAAGAGATGAACCTGCGCGAGAACACTCTCATTTTCTACATTTGGGGTGACAACGGATCATCGGCAGAAGGGCAGAACGGGTCGATCAGCGAATTGCTTGCGCAAAATCAGATTCCCAATACGATCACGCAGCAGATCGGTGCACTCAAGGAACTCGGCGGATTGGATGCACTCGGAACATCCGTGACCGACAACATGTATCATGCAGGCTGGGCGTGGGCTGGCAGCACGCCATTTCACAACACGAAACTTGTTGCGTCTCATTTCGGCGGTACGCGAAACCCGCTGGTTGTTTCGTGGCCGAAAAACATCAAAGCAGATCAACAACCTCGCACGCAGTTTTACCACGTCAACGACGTCGCTCCCACAATTTATGAAGTGCTCAAGATCAAGCATCCAAAGAGCGTGAATGGATTCGAGCAAGACCCGATTGATGGTGTCAGCATGGCAAAGTCGCTCACCGCGGCTGACGCACCGGAAAACAAACCGACACAGTATTTCGACAACAATGGGAGTCGAGGAATCTACCACCAAGGCTGGTTCGCCTGCACATTTGGCCCCCTCATCCCTTGGTTGAATGCACAGAAGGGACTTGCCGAATGGGATTCGGCGAACGATGTGTGGGAGTTGTACGATCTCCGACAGGATTTCTCACAGGCCCGGGACCTGGCCGCTCAGCATCCGGAAAAGCTGGCTGAGTTGAAACAACTGTTTCTGGCAGAAGCGCAAAGAAACAATGTTTTTCCCATTGGTGCTGGAATCTGGCTACGGCTTCACCCCGAAGACCGAATCAAGACTTCACACACACGGTGGACCTTCGATGACACGACCACTCGAATGCCTGAGTTCACCGCGCCGCCCGTTGGCAATCACAGCAACGCCGTCACTCTCAATCTCGAATTTGGCGAACGATCCAGCGGCGTCTTGTACGCCCTTGGAGGCTCGGGCGGTGGACTCGCGTGTTACATGGACGACGGTCACCTTTGCTTTGAATACAACCTCATGATTATCGACCGCACGGTATTGAAGTCACGTGACAGACTGTTGCCGGGCAAGCACACGATCGTCGTGAAGACGTTGCTAAAAGAAGAAAAACCGGGATCGCCCGCGGACATCATTCTGACCGTGGACGGCGATGACGTCGCGCGGGGTACAGCGGCAATGACGGTCCCCGCAGCCTTCACGGCCAGCGAAAGCTTTGATGTGGGCATGGACCTTGGCTCGCCCGTGGCACGTGACTATTTCAAACGATCGCCGTTCAAATTCAACGGCACGATTGAGAAAGTCACAATCGAACTGAAGTAACCTCATCATCAACAAAATCATCAACAAAAGACTCGCTATGACTTTCATCAAATGGTTCTTGCCGATCTTCGTCACAACGCTTTCGTTCGGCGCGGCATCGGCCGCCGAACGGCCGAACATCGTCGTCATCGTTGCGGACGATCTGGGAAATGCCGACCTCGGTTACCGGGGCAGCAAGATCAAGACTCCCCACATTGATGCTCTCGCAAAGGGCGGCGTGCGGCTCGAATCCTACTACGGCTTGCCACTTTGCACCCCGGCCCGCGCGGCGCTGATGACCGGTCGCTACCCGATGCGCCAAGGCCTGCAAACGCTCGTGATCTTCCCGAGCCACAGGTACGGGCTACCAACTGACGAAAAGACCTTGCCGCAAGCACTGAAGGAAGTCGGCTACCACACGGCAATGGTCGGAAAGTGGCACCTGGGCCACGCGGACAAAAAGTTCTGGCCACAAAACCGAGGATTCGACCACTTCTACGGCAACGTGGTTGGTGAGGTCGACTACTTCACCAGGGAGCGAGGGGGAGTGGTCGACTGGCAACGGAACGGCGAATTCTTGCGGGAAGACGGATATTACGTCGACCTGATCGGTACCGAGGCGGTGAAACTGATCGCAGGGCACGATAAGGCCAAGCCGTTGTTTCTGTATTTCGCATCGCTGGCCCCGCACGCACCCTATCAGGCGCCGAAAGCAGACATCGACGCGTACAACGACATCTTTGATAACGAAATGCATCGGACCTATGCGGGAATGATCTCCAACCTCGATCGGCAAGTCGGCCGAGTCGTCGCGGCACTAGAGACGAATGGCATGCGCGAGAACACGATCATCTTCTTCACCACAGACAATGGCGGTGCCACCAGTGCACTCTTTGCTACGGGTGCGCGAGCACCAGAGGAACGTGAGGCGAGCGGCGGCGTCGCCTTAGGCAGCAAACCACCGTGCTCGAATCTTCCCTTCAGCGGCGGCAAGGGAAGTCTGAAGGACGGAGGCGTCCATCTGCCTGCGATCGTGAATTGGCCTGGCAGGCTCAAGCCTTCGGTCGTGAACGAACCACTGCACCATGTGGATCTGATGCCGACACTCTTGGCGCTCGCAGGTGGGAAAGGCGATCCATCCAAGCCTTTCGACGGCAAGGACGCGTGGGGCACTCTTGCTGAGGGAAAGCCATCGCCTCATGAGGAGATCCTGATCAATGTGGAGGCATTCCGCGGTTCCATTCGCAAAGGCCGATGGAAGCTCATCAAGGTCGCGACCCTACCGGGCAAGACGGAACTGTTCGACCTGATTCAGGACCCAGGTGAGAAAGAGAACTTGGCGGAGGCATTTCCCGAGGTTGTCCGAGATCTGGAAGCCCGACTCATGAACTATGCCAAGCAGCAAAAGATGAGCGAGTGGCTGAAATCGCAGGTGGACTACCTTGGCTTCCAGGGCGAAACGCTGCTTGACCCGGGATATAGTACCGACGGCGGTCTTCCACATGAGAAGCCGGTCCTGCCGACAAAATGACGCAGCGACTGCGATGTCAGGGCGTTTTCGAATCGCGGGGAAACCACCGCCTGTGATTTCCACAGGCGATCAATTGATTCTGTCCCATACCTGCAAAGGAATGAGATTCTTCCTTGGATTCGCTCACTTCGACGGATGATCCAATTCGTGTCCTTCGCCTCGCACCTGACGAAGTTCGGCTTCCAGTTCGGCAATTCGAGCCTGTAACGTCTCGATCACCGGGGCGACTTGACGTTGCGAGAACCGCCTGTGAATGTGCTGAGGGCAGTTCACATCCCAGGCGGCAATCGTGAAAAGGATCGCCCTTTCGACCTTACCGGGGTAAGACGGATCACGAAGCTGTTCGAGAAGTTCCGGATCGCCCTCGACAACACGCAGGGTGCCCCAAAGCTTGATGCGTCGGCTGTGGGCGTAGTCCATCAAGAAGATGAACCCCTTGGAATTTTCGGAGATGTTTCCCAATGTGATGTACTGACGATTGCCGCCGAAGTCTGCAAAGCCCAACGTATTCGCGTCCACGACTTTCAAGAACCCAGGTGAACCACCCCGGTATTGGATATAGGGCTGTCCGTCGGCGTTTGCCGTCCCGAGATAGAACATGTCCAACTCGGACAGGAATTCCTTCAGCCCGGAAGTGACCGTCGACTCCCAACTACCACCCTCTTCCATTCGGGCATAGCTTGAGCGAGATCCTTTCTCGGTCTGGATCGCTTTGACGGCGGGTGTGAAAGCAATGTCGCTGCTGAATCGAGACATGAAATGAACCTTTGACTCTGGATGTTGTCGAAGAGTCTTACGCTTTGCTCGAGAGCGAGCAAAGCATCATTGAACGCACGAAATACCGGGATCGTCCACAGGCCGCGCGCCGGGTGCAGGCCAATGAAACTTGCGTTCGTGTTCCGCAATGCGAACGTCGTTAATGCTGGCCTCGCGTCTTCGCATCAATCCATCGTCGGCAAACTCCCACAGTTCATTTCCGTAGGCCCGGAACCACTGACCTTGTGCATCGTG
This genomic interval from Schlesneria paludicola DSM 18645 contains the following:
- the cysN gene encoding sulfate adenylyltransferase subunit CysN, whose amino-acid sequence is MQAVDLSQEDIHAYLARHQNKELLRFLTCGSVDDGKSTLIGRLLHDTKTIYEDQLAAVKRDSEKVGTTGAGEIDLALLTDGLKAEREQGITIDVAYRYFSTDRRKFIIADTPGHDQYTRNMATGASTCQLAIILIDARYGVMTQTRRHSYIVSLLGIRHVVVAINKMDLVDNSREVFERIKNDYTGFVAKLDLHDITFIPMSALKGDNVVTKSDSMPWYSGPPLLDYLETVHIAGDRNLTDLRFPVQYVIRPDLNFRGFAGTIASGVLHKGDEVMLLPSGKRTKVKSIVTYDGELEEAFAPQAVTVTLTEEVDLSRGDMLVLPGNLPQVSSEIQAMVVWMAEQPLVPGRPYTLKQTTKQVTAEVAAFRYGVDVNTLEHRPIERLGLNEVGYVQFSLTQALACDPYRTNPATGAFILIDRLSNNTVGAGMIVETGSGRVSGDAWEAEPEVRVKPRESLIDPVEREQRYGQLPVTVLLVGLTGSGKSRIAFGLERRLWDEGRAVTVLYGQTMRQGLNRDLGFTADDRSENLRRSAEVAKLMNEAGVITIGAFVAPHEAVREKVKQLIGRDRVLEIYCTAPMDVLRARDQYGMYQMADAGKIAQMPGVSAAFEEPKTPDLVLQTDKLSVEESVSRIIELMRSKGYLTGDRSSS
- the cysD gene encoding sulfate adenylyltransferase subunit CysD: MTSSSYNLTHLKVLEAESIHIIREVAAEFERPVMLYSIGKDSAVMLRLAQRAFYPGRLPFPLLHVDTTWKFREMVEFRDRFCREQGLDLKVWINQEGVEQNINPFDHGSKKHTDVMKTAALKQALNHYQFDAAFGGARRDEEKSRAKERVYSFRDKLHQWDPKNQRPELWNLYNSKVNKGESIRAFPLSNWTELDVWQYVHLENIPIVPLYFADVRPVVERDGALIMVDDDRMRLRPGEVPMMKRVRFRTLGCYPLTGAIESDATTLPEIIEEMLVARNSERQGRVIDHDESGSMEQKKREGYF
- a CDS encoding autotransporter outer membrane beta-barrel domain-containing protein; this translates as MNSHMKRACKHPLLSLHRFSRKQSDRISAWVLALTLGNNLLRRHLLRWSIAAVCAAGISLSTLSAADIPVTTINDSGAGSLRAGLAAATSGDTLTFQTGLDGSTLVNGPTLSVTTAVTLHDQTAIAITDNHAYTIAGPLTINWDGTLALNGILSDGTSPGSLVKNGTGTLLLSGVNTYTGGTTTNGGSIRVLNSASLGTGTLTATDVVGSPTLQLGNAVTLTNKIALHTTLTVETVLGGTSQLSGVISGTNATDGLITTGPGTLTLSGVNTFAGGVHAANDSTLQVQNNASLGTGTLSNAGDLTLNLATGLVISNPVSLGNNLTVGVASGTATMSGPMTETAPSQFTKTGAGILVLSGTNNYTGGTIVSQGTLQGNSNSLVGNITNNGVLIFNQTTDATFAGDINGTGTLTKSGAGTLILSGTSGLTGTTTISQGGLQVMGALTGPINLTSDAGRLSGTGTVGNITNAGTVAPATSSIGTLTVNGTFTQTTGTTEIKFNSTGNVPNVNNDVLNVTGHATLGGTLKVLGVGGGTFLPGTQYTVITAGGGVSGQFSEARTDLPFFRVNVIYDPNDVVFSLQPTTSLAVAATTQNQLNVGTALDNIAQTSSGALFNMIGDLGVLPVDQQQQSLNQLNGEVFGNLQTQGLEIGSQFQQRVTNALVSNIGFLVGEGARPSTDTGIRGQSVSYGRPRTWTQGFGFGGNYRNDGNAGSLHFGQGGGIFGTELPEDDGLRIGVVGGSSYGRFSDSFGGGGQLSSYQLGAYSLIDGDSTYVLGSANYGYNKYYTHRDVVIGSDAQRLTAGFSGSQIGANIEAGLKLAAGSLRVQPLVGLQYLYLCQQGFEESGGPAALDVARSRANSLRASIGVRAAFDPIEGPGESLWTPFTHARLVGDMLDNDRIINASFSGAPIGGAFTSQGTRIGQVYGIVGEGLEVRVNETWSYLGAAEITAGDRTLIGTGSIGAVAIW
- a CDS encoding arylsulfatase; this translates as MRTIIPLVLFVALVGFFDRSIAAASPDDGSVLPFPSTPSASVAKPRLQDSIHKRRTEPIRVAADAPNILIILVDDAGFGVPDTFGGFAHTPTLTRLRKEGLCYNRFHTTSICSPTRAALLTGRNHQRVGSGTIAERAVDWDGYTGIIPKSSATIAETLHHYGYKTSAFGKWHNTPADQTTSMGPFDYWPTGYGFDYFYGFLAGETSQWEPRLIENTTAIEPPHNENYHLTEDMVDKSVTWLKHHRAFAPDKPFFMYWAPGGVHGPHHVAKQWADKYQGKFNQGWDKLREEIFARQKQLGWIPEDTQLTPRHKTMPAWDSIPASERSFQTRLMEIYAGFCEHTDAQVGRLIDSLEEMNLRENTLIFYIWGDNGSSAEGQNGSISELLAQNQIPNTITQQIGALKELGGLDALGTSVTDNMYHAGWAWAGSTPFHNTKLVASHFGGTRNPLVVSWPKNIKADQQPRTQFYHVNDVAPTIYEVLKIKHPKSVNGFEQDPIDGVSMAKSLTAADAPENKPTQYFDNNGSRGIYHQGWFACTFGPLIPWLNAQKGLAEWDSANDVWELYDLRQDFSQARDLAAQHPEKLAELKQLFLAEAQRNNVFPIGAGIWLRLHPEDRIKTSHTRWTFDDTTTRMPEFTAPPVGNHSNAVTLNLEFGERSSGVLYALGGSGGGLACYMDDGHLCFEYNLMIIDRTVLKSRDRLLPGKHTIVVKTLLKEEKPGSPADIILTVDGDDVARGTAAMTVPAAFTASESFDVGMDLGSPVARDYFKRSPFKFNGTIEKVTIELK
- a CDS encoding arylsulfatase B, which translates into the protein MTFIKWFLPIFVTTLSFGAASAAERPNIVVIVADDLGNADLGYRGSKIKTPHIDALAKGGVRLESYYGLPLCTPARAALMTGRYPMRQGLQTLVIFPSHRYGLPTDEKTLPQALKEVGYHTAMVGKWHLGHADKKFWPQNRGFDHFYGNVVGEVDYFTRERGGVVDWQRNGEFLREDGYYVDLIGTEAVKLIAGHDKAKPLFLYFASLAPHAPYQAPKADIDAYNDIFDNEMHRTYAGMISNLDRQVGRVVAALETNGMRENTIIFFTTDNGGATSALFATGARAPEEREASGGVALGSKPPCSNLPFSGGKGSLKDGGVHLPAIVNWPGRLKPSVVNEPLHHVDLMPTLLALAGGKGDPSKPFDGKDAWGTLAEGKPSPHEEILINVEAFRGSIRKGRWKLIKVATLPGKTELFDLIQDPGEKENLAEAFPEVVRDLEARLMNYAKQQKMSEWLKSQVDYLGFQGETLLDPGYSTDGGLPHEKPVLPTK
- a CDS encoding pyridoxamine 5'-phosphate oxidase family protein, translated to MSRFSSDIAFTPAVKAIQTEKGSRSSYARMEEGGSWESTVTSGLKEFLSELDMFYLGTANADGQPYIQYRGGSPGFLKVVDANTLGFADFGGNRQYITLGNISENSKGFIFLMDYAHSRRIKLWGTLRVVEGDPELLEQLRDPSYPGKVERAILFTIAAWDVNCPQHIHRRFSQRQVAPVIETLQARIAELEAELRQVRGEGHELDHPSK